The following is a genomic window from Saccopteryx bilineata isolate mSacBil1 chromosome 4, mSacBil1_pri_phased_curated, whole genome shotgun sequence.
CGGTCCTCCTCAGCCCCTCGTCCAGCAGACCACCTGGTGGGCTGGCCCTCTGAATCACTGAGGGTGGGCCCAGCAATCAGGTAATTCCTCCATATTCAAATGTTGGAGACCACTGGACTAGAGCAATTATGTTCAAGATCAAAATGTGTAAGCTGCTGAGCCAGCTTCTCCCCAGACCTCAGCTACTCCCTGGATTTAAATGaggcccctcccccaaagctgcCTGCCCTGACAGTTCTCAGTCCAGCAGAACAAAGGATGATGTTAtcctttgggggaggggggacacggGGGGGGGGCTGTATCCAGAAGTAGGTCACTATAGCCAGCCAGCCAGTCAGCCAGGGGGCACCTGGGGCTGGGGAGAAGCTGGCTCCTGAGGAATCTGGCATTCAGGGTTGTGGGATACTGCTGGGTCCCAGTAGCAGGTGGATTCGGAGTCCTGAACTGAGAGGGCCTAGCCCAAGTCTCCCCAATGCCTCTGACTGTGACCTTGGGTAACCTGGCCCACTGAGCAACGGAGTGGCTACGGGGCCAGGCATTCAGCTACCTGGGTTCAACTACCCGTTCCaaattgtgtgaccttggcaagtaCTGTGACATCTCTGAGCCTTGTAAACGGGTTAGAGGGGGTTCCTGCCTAGCTGAGTCGCCGTGGGGACGCGTAAACATTTCACAGAGCCCAGCAcatggtaagtgctcaataaatgggagATGCTGCTGTCGTTAGTAATAATACTATGACAACTATGATATTGTAGTAATAGCTCCTTCTATCCCCGGTTAAAGAGAGGCCTTCCACATGGCACCCAGCTGGCCTGCAGCTCCGGCCGCCTACACCCCAGGGCTCAATGAAAGTAGAGGGGAAGCCGGCCCGTTGTCCCAGCTGAGTGGCAGAAATGCGAAGGTACTTCCCAACCGCACAGCAGCCCGCCGTCAGCACCGCTCCTGGGTGTGACGGGAGGGAAGACAGAGCAGCCAGTGGCTGCCAGCCGGCACTGTCCTTCCAAGGGCCGGACATGCCGCTGACAGCTCCTCCCAGGGGACGATCTGGCCTCTGGTTCCTCTGAGCTGGCAGCCGTAGCATCGGGGAGACGGCCTGCAAGCCAGCCTGCTGCCAATCCCCGTCACACCAGTGACCGTGCCTGCCTGTCTTTGAGAGTGAGCTTCTTGCTCCTGGGGATAAATCAGGGGCCACTGGCTGCCAAGAAGAGGCAGGAGCCCTGGTGGCAGCGACTCGGGGGGTCTGGAGGCTCTTCCTCCGTCTGGTGGGGCTGAGTCACTGTCGTGAGGACAGAATAGGTCAGGCGACTTGCACTGTCCAGGCAGGCCCACTTCTCCGTGACCTCCAGCCTCCAGCACTATCCATGGTCCCACTGTCCCCCAGGTGCCCTGCCCATTCCCGTCCTATCCCGTCAGCCACCGAAGGCTGACTGTCAGCATCCATCCTGCCTCAGGACCAGTCTTCATCCTGGGTGTTTGCTCTGGCCCCGCCTCTGCCTCATCCCTGAATAGCACACTCCTGGGATGCCAAGCCCTGTAGAGGCTCCAAGTTGCtcacagcagtggttctcaaccttagAATGACCTGGAGAGCCCAGAGACATAGCATCTGTTGGTCAGGTGTAGTTCTGTCAAGTCCCCTGGGGGTCCTCAAGCACTGCCACAGTTGAGGAGCCCCAGCTTGACCCATCGCATTCTAATGCTATCATTCGGTGACGCTTGGCGGAGGTGACAGACGCAGGGCTTGTGCTGCACCAGAGTGGCATCAGTATTTCCCTCTATGGCTTTCTCGAATTTAAATCCCCAGTAATCTGCAGAACCTTCTTCTCGGAAATGGTGGGCTGGGTTAGGGGTCACTTAAGACTCCCTCTCCCTGTGAAAACCAGCACCGGGAGCATTATGTGGAGGGAATTATTCCTTCCGACGCAAATGCCAGGGACCGTCAGCATCTGCTGGGAGCCCAGGGTGACAGGAGGCCAGCCCTGGTGCCACCAGAGTCCCTTTAAACACCGGCCAGCCAGTGGTGGCACCAAGCCCGAGACCTGGTTTGCCCTCCAGGCAGGATTCGCCTGCGCTTTCCCTGTGGTGGTGGGGCCCGGGGGTGTTTTGGTAAAGTGGCGGTTGTAGATGCACTTTGCCCTTCCCCCAGTGCCCTTCCTCGTACTGGATGGACTTTGAAAGCAGAGAAAGAGTCTTGATTGAGTATCAATGTCTACCACTGTGCTTGGGGCAGTGGTTGCCTCCCCCGCGCCCCCCCCCCGACAGTGCTGCGTCTTCATCCAGAATCTCACGcccccttctcttttcctgcccTGCTGTCCTTGCTGCCTCTCTCAGACGTCCTTAAAGACGGTCTTCTTAGCAAAAACAGTTTCAGTCAAGTGTTTTtctgtaatcttttaaaaaatacgaGAACTAATATGTATAACATGTGGCTTGCTTCATTAAAAGCATTGCCtctcaaaacacacaaaaaaacccacgtgtgcgcacacacacacacacacatacacatacaacatTGTCATTCGACACTCTGGTAGTACGGGGTCTCCTGGGCTCATCCCTGCATTCCCCTCTGCAGCCTTCCCCTGCTGCACCGCACAGCGTCGTATAGCAGCATCGCTACGGGTCTTGGAACCCCTGTGTCCTCGGCCAGCCCTGCCCGGCCTCCTTCTGAGGATGGGGCACCTGCTGGTATTTGAAAATACCCCTGAAGGCACTTTCCCGAGTGCCTCCCTGACAGCCGCCCTCACCTGCTGCACTGCTGACTGGAAAGCACCCCCTCCTGTCACCTCACATGtttctccgttcctctctgtggCCCCCTCCCCACCGGTATTATTTCCCACATGAGCCTTCTCCTCTTGAGTCCAAAGCCCCTCACACAGGACGTGCTCAGtgactgttgaatgaatgagtgaggagGGGCTGCAGTGGTGGGTCGGGGGGCGGGAGAGGTGGTGGGCGGCAGCGATGAGAAAATATCCCAAGTGTTGGCTTTGCCCCCGCCCTGGGCCCCTGGTTTCCTGGGGTGCAGGGTTCCTAGAGGTTTCCCTCGGTGGGGTCAGCTCTGGAACCCGCCTCTCATTTGACTCACTTCACAGTATGAGGTTAATAACACCAGCGGCCACTTctgtttgagtgcgggctccccccaccccactgggAGCATGGCACAGTATATGTGGTCTCCAACCTCATAAGAGCACTTCAGCAaaggtggaaactgaggcacagagaggctaagtCAGCCTCctcaagtcacacagccagttagCGGCCCAGCAGGGATTCAACCGAGGTCCGTCTGACTCCAGCACAGAAAAGCGCGGTCAGGCTGGCCCCCACTCCAGCTGTGGTCCCTGGTTCATCCTTCTCAGCCCCCGCCCTCCGGAGAGGAGCTAGGCAGCCAGGTGGGGACAGGCCCGCACACCGGCCAGGGGTAAGGGGACAGGTACCCAACCCCCCAGCTAGTACCTGCTGGTTCTGGTCCCAAGTGTCCTCCGTGTGGTACAGCACGGCCCAGCGACCCAAGGCAGACACGTTGACCCACAGGCACGGGTACTGGGGCACCTTCTTGCCCTCCAGCTCCTCTTGGTCCCTGATGTGGGTCTCAATCAGGTGGCACGTGGATTCCTGGGTCCACACGCTGGAGggatcacacacaaacacacatttcaGAGCCTGAGTGGCACAGAGCACCCTGCCTGAACCCCTTTAGAGAGAGCCGGGGTTGGCTCATCATACTACAAGCACCCAGCACTAAAGGAGCGTAATCCCAGAGTACCAGGGCCCAGGGGAGGAAACATAAACTCAGAATGACAATGCTTAGACATCATTAcagcaggggcagtcaacctttttatacctaccgcccacttctgtatctctgttagtagtaaaattttctaaccgcccaccagttccacagtaatggtgatttataaagtaggggagtcactttactttataaaatttataaagcagagttacagcaagttaaagcatataataataattacttaccaagtactttatgttggatttttgctaagtttggcagaataaatctttataaaacaacttactatagttaaatctatctttttatttatactttggttgctccgctactgcccaccatgaaagctggaacgcccactagtgggcagtagggaccaggttgactaccactgatttacatAATGGTTTTCAACAGCGGATGAGCTACGTAATTCTGGCCCTCTGATTCCTCCCGGGATCAAGCTCACCCTGGAGCATTTGTTCTCATCCTTGGTGTCTCTTGTGGAAGGGGCCTCCCGTGTCTGTTACCTACAAGTCCCAGAATTCCAGATCAACGGGGCCCAGTCGGGCCTACCCTCCTGGCACTTGAATCCTTGACCCTAAGAATGAGGATTAGCCAGAGCCTCCTGCCTCCTCTGAGGGTCAAGGACAGGGGTACAGGAAGAAGTCTAGGGTCCTCAGAGAGCAGACCCTTAGGACAGAGGCTGGAGGGTGGGGACAGGCCAGCCGAGTGGGGTACCTTTTCAGGTAGAGGGGCAGCACAGCCGTGCCCAGGATATAGTAGGTGATGACCGCGCACAGCACCATGGCCACCCCCAGGCACAGGGCTCGAGTCTCTCCCCGCTTCTGGGCCATCACCAGCTTCTTCCCCATGTCCACCGGGGACAGCAGTCATTTCTAGGGCcgcagagacacagagatgtgGGATGAACACAGGTGACTGTTAATCCACAGAAGAAAgaacaggtgggggggggggagcatgcaCGGATATTAACATCacccctatttctttttttttcttttcttttctttttttttttacagagacagagagtgagtcagagagagggatagacagggacagacagacaggaacagagagatgagaagcatcaatcattagtttttcattgcgtgttgcaacaccttagttgttaattgattgctttctcatatgtgccttgaccgcgggccttcagcagactgagtgaccccttgcacaagccagcgaccttaggctcaagctggtgggcttttgctcaaacccgtgctcaagctggcgacctcagggtcttgaacctgggtcctctgcatcccagtccgacgctttatccactgcgccaccgcctggtcaggcacccctaTTTCTATATGGAGCTTTTTGGACCCCAAGGAAGCCTCCCCgtgccccaccccccagctctgAGAGGCGAGGGTTGTCCCTGTTTGACAGATGGAGGACCTGTGGCCCAGAGAGGTCAAGTGACTTCTGCCCAAGGCCACGGTGTGTCACAAGCTCAATAATGGCCCCCAAGATGCCCGTGGTCTCCGCCCTGGGACTGTGGCTGTGACTTCACATGGCAAGGACCTCAAATTGAGGATCTGGAGATGGGGGGGTGCATCCTGGGTTATCCGTGTAGCCCCTGAACGCCCTTACAAGTAGGAGGCAAACGGGAAGCCTAGACTCCAAAGAGGAGAAGGGACTGtgaccagggaggcagagatgggagtgGAGCCACCACACGCCCGGGACTGCGGGCAGCGCCCAGAAGCGGGGGGAGGTGAAGAACATGGATTGTGCCCCGCAGTACATGTCCATGGAGGGAGCACGGCCGTGCCGACACTGACTTCAGCCCTGCCAGCATCTCGCCGAGTTGGGGCTTCCGGCCTCCCAAACTCAGTGCAAATAGATTTGTGTTCTTCGGGGCACCGGGTTGATGGCGGTTGGTTCAGGCAGCCCTGGAAACTGGGACAGGAGATGAACTAATTCAGCAGGCAGCAGAGGTGGAAGTCCGGGAGCTTCCTCCTAGGATACTCGTCTCAGGAAAACCTGGAGCTTTTCACGTTCTGCCCGGCAGTCCCACGGCGGGGCCGGCTGGGCCAGGGGCAGCAGGCAGAGAACTCCCGACGGCAGCCTCAGGCACCAGCGGTGACTTGAATTTTCCACAGTCAGGATCCTGTAAGGTCCACCTCCCACTGCAAGCGAGGGCTTAGGTGGCCTCCCAGCTGCACTCTCACCGGGGGACTTGAACCACGGGTCAAAGCGGCGTGGGGGAGCAGCTGGTTCTTTCCTCCACTGTCCGGAGCATCCCCCTCATTTTCCTCCGGGGAAGCTACATCACCCGGGGGTGTGGCACATCCCCTGTGGGCGACCGGGAGCCACCTAGCTGCCAGGCTTCTGTCCCTGGTGTGCGTTTCCCATCTGCTCTGTGCCCCGTAGCCCTCAGGTTAATGTctgttgtttgtgtttgtttaagATAACCATAGTTCCTTTCTACCAAAGGGCTCTTtctctggagtccactgggttaTGGAAAATTTTAGCTGGCTATCGGGAAGAACTTTATTTTCCCTGCCAGAAgtaataaacatgttttttttttttttttttttttttttataaattagtgGATGTCCAAGAGAGAGACATTGGTCCAAAGGGATTTTCAGCAAAATGCTCTATTTTCTCCTTAGGCTTCTCGGCTAAGTACTGGCTGTTTCAAGTATCCCATCCCAGATCCTTCAGCCCCTCTCACCCCCACGCCGGCTGTCTCCCCTCCCTACCATCCTAAAGAAGAGAGCCAGGGTCAGGCCCCTAGGACGTAACCCTGTCACTGCCTCCAAGATGACTGACAGGGATGACGCCCAATGACAAGTTTCCCTCCCTCATTGGGGGTACCAGGAAGTGGGGTTCCCCTGCGTTCAAACAGAGACAGTACAGTGTCACGAGGGACTAAACTTTCCTGGGCTGATCTCTGGGCTTCGGCCTCTGGCTGCTCAGGAAGCCGGGACCAGAGGGCCAGGGCACTGAGTGGATAGGGTGACCGGGCCACAGAGCCCCCCACCTCCCAGCTGAGCACCAGATGCCAGCCGCTCTGCTCCCCGGGGACACCAGCCACAGCCCCCTGGAGCCCAGAATCCTGACGCCCAGCCCCTGGGGTAGCAGCTCCagctgccgcccccccccccagctctgccctgtcccctcctgcACTCCTCTCGCCCCTCCAGCCCTAGGCTTTGGAGAAATCACGTCCCAAGTGCTCTGGGCGCGGTACTCACAGTCTCCCCAGCACCCCGGAGTCTGCCGCAGACACTTCCTAGCTgcctggcccccagcccccaccccaaaccAGGCCGCTGGAGCTCTGGCAGGGAGCTTGGGCTCCcagcctgtctctgtctccagggAAGCGGCCTTTGGTCCCCATCGGGGGTGAACCTCCATGCCCAAACATGGTCAAGTCTGAGCACACAGCCCCAGGACACACACTCAAGAGCAGGTACCCAGCCTGGAGGAGGACAGAGGGCGGCGGCTGCTACCCAGGACCTTGCCCCTGCGTTTCCCAGGGTCTCCTGGGAAACAGGGTTCAAAGAACAACCGAGAGCAGCCCGGGAAGCCGGGAAAGACCATCCTGGTGTTTTCAGAAACACTTCTCCGCTCGCTCGGTCTCTCTGTGCTGGCAGAGAAGCGGAAATGGGAAGTGGTTTTCCTTTTGTTGCCGTGGGGGAGGGCGGAGGAGTTgaagctgggggcaggggtgagggtaggggggtgggggagggcattTCCCCGCTGGAGCAGCCAAACCCTCCTGCCTTTGGCTCTCGCACACTGTGCAGCCCTGAGCAAGTCTtggcacctctctgagcctcagttgtctCCTCTGTGCTgttgggatttttaaaatttactttgttcAGGGTAGCGATGAGGATTAGAGATGGTGGCGACTTGGGGCAAAGGAGAAGAAACGCACATTTGAAAGACCGACCAGGCAGAAGACGCAGGGAACAGTCATAGCTCGACAGCAGCTTCTGGCCGGCCAGGCGCAGGGACGGCCCGCCCTGTCCAGCAGCTTCTCAGACAGTCAAAGCGTGGTGTGCAGTCATGGCAGAGATTTGTTCCTCTCAAGAAGACAAGTAAGCATCAGCATGTGCGGGCTAAAACGTGCTCCGAGATCTCTCCCTGTTCCATCATCTGTAAAGTGGTTGTTAAACGGATTAGAAATCAGTGAGAAAACAGACCTGATACCGTGGGCCTCTCCTCGCGCTCAGGCACAGtggccctgcccccgcccctttagctgAGAGTGACATCAGGAAGCTCTGAGCCATGGAGGCCTTTGTCACCGCTCCACGGTTACGTGGCTCTGAGGGCGGCTGGCGCCAGGTTCAAAGCCGGCCCCTCCAGATTGCAAAACCCAGACTGTCTCTGTTGGGCCCTGTCCCGCTCTGAGACGTAAAAGCCACCTCCACCATCCAGTCACCTGCCACCTGAGGCTCTGGGGGTGTCCCTAAGTGAGCCCCGAGGTGGGTGAGagtcccagccctgccctcacTCCTGCCTGGGCCCCTGTGAGGCAGCCTGCCAGCCCGCCCAGCGGGCCGTGAAACGACATCCCTCTCCAGATGTCAGTTCCCTTCCCCCGACCTTTTGCTAATTGAATCATATTAAGAGGAGAGGAAATTGTTTAATGAACATCATAGCCAAGGAGGTCTCTTGAGACTTTAGACCTTATGGACAGCTTGACAATGAGGGACAGAGGGCCTGGAATAAATCCCAGAGGAGTGGTGTTCCGAGGGTGGTTTTGGACCATTCCGGGAGCCCAAAGGGTCCTCGGGGGCCCGTGAACTAACGCAAAGCTGCCCATCCTTCCTCCCGGTCCCCGGGAGAGAGGCACAGAGCCGCAGAGAGCCACTTCTAAGTTTCGCCAGAGGGCCGCTTGCTCATAATCAACCGAATGAGTTATTAAGGATTACACGTTTAGAATTTATAAACAAACATTAGCATTCTTCCCAAGGTGCTTTTCCTCTTGGAAGATGGGAacaggcaggggagaggggaggggaagcgagCTCATCTGCTGCACTGAGCCCGAGCCAGACGCGTCGACAAGCCTTGCTTTGGAGGGTCTGTGGGTGacagctgggtccccagctgGGTGCGGAGTTGTGTGTGGCAGGTGGTTGTCGGTCGAGGGCAAGGGAACAATGATGTTACAACTATAAAGATCGTTGCTTCACATTCACACAGGGTGTTGCCTTCCCCGACTTCAGTCTTCCAGCGACCCTATCAGGTCAGAAGTACGATAGGCTCCCCTGGCtggtcggcccagcgtgtggaagtcccaggtttgattcccgaccagggcacataggagaagtgcccatctgcttctccacccctccccctctccttcctctctgtctctctcttcctctcctgtagccaaggctccactggagcaaagttggcctgggcgctgaggatggctctatggcctccgcctcaggcactagaatggctccgacagCAAgaaagcaaagccccagatgggcagagcatcgccccctggggggcatgccgggtggatcccggttgggcacaagtgagagtctgtctgacttcctccctgcttctaacttcggaaaaatacaaattaataaataattgttaaaaagaagtactgtaggccctggccggttggctcagtggtagagcgttggcctggcgtgcagaggtcctgggttcgattcccagccagggcacacaggagaagcgcccatctgcttctccacccctccccctctccttcctctctgtctctttcttcccctcccacagccgaggcttcattggagcaaggatggcccgggcactggggatggctccttggcctctgccccaggcgctagagtggctctggtcgtaacagagcgacaccccggaggggcagagcattgccccctggtgggcagagcgtcgccccctggtgggcatgacgggtggatcccagtcgggcgcatgcgggagtctgtctgtctctccccgtttccagcttcagaaaattacaaaaaaaaaaaaaaaaaagtactgtagGCTCATGTTAATCTGTTCAGGGAGAGGTTTTTCTACCCATTTTCCAGAGTGGATAACTGAGGTTCAGCGAGGTTAACTCAGTGGCCCACGGCGATACTgtgcctctctgtctgtctctggcaTGGAGATGGTATTACCCAGCCCCTCGGTGTTTGTCGAGGAACAAGAGCTCGCATAGCGCGGCCGATTGTATCTTCCTGAGATGGCCACACACACGCCTGCCGTCCCAGGTGCTCTCCTTTCAACGTGACAGTGCCGCTCTTCTGTCAAGAGTGGGCCTCTGTGTCCTCTCCCCTCCGGCTGGGACTGAGGAGCTtcatagccgcctggcctgtggagtgTGGGGGAAGAGACGCCGCCGTGATTTCCCGGGCTAAGTCGTGAACACGGACGGATACAGCTTTCCCTGGGCACGGTGGCCCGGACCCTTCCCGCAGAGCCAGCCTCTAAACGGTGAAGAAGCCAAGAGGTCCCGTGTGGGCGTCCCCGCTCATGGCCCCCTGCGCAGTGGTCAGCCGACAGCCAGCAGCTCCCGCCGGACACGTGGGTGAGGGAACCTGCCGATTCCCAGCCTCCAGCCTTTAGGTCCCCCCAACATCACGGAGCAGAGACCAGccttcccctctgtccctctcccaatgtctacacacgtgcatgcacacacacacacacacgcacgcacgcacacacacgcacgcacacacacgcatacacacacgcgcacacacgcacacacacacgcacacgcatgct
Proteins encoded in this region:
- the KCNMB1 gene encoding calcium-activated potassium channel subunit beta-1 isoform X2, whose amino-acid sequence is MGKKLVMAQKRGETRALCLGVAMVLCAVITYYILGTAVLPLYLKSVWTQESTCHLIETHIRDQEELEGKKVPQYPCLWVNVSALGRWAVLYHTEDTWDQNQQCSYIPGSLDNYQTARADVEKVRDNFHEHQVFYCFSTTRKNETSVLYRRLYGPKTLLFSLFWPTFLLTGGLLIIAMVKINQSLSILAAQK
- the KCNMB1 gene encoding calcium-activated potassium channel subunit beta-1 isoform X1, producing MGKKLVMAQKRGETRALCLGVAMVLCAVITYYILGTAVLPLYLKSVWTQESTCHLIETHIRDQEELEGKKVPQYPCLWVNVSALGRWAVLYHTEDTWDQNQQPPGRSRFSPQCSYIPGSLDNYQTARADVEKVRDNFHEHQVFYCFSTTRKNETSVLYRRLYGPKTLLFSLFWPTFLLTGGLLIIAMVKINQSLSILAAQK